The Leifsonia sp. ZF2019 DNA segment GGCGGGAGGCACCGCGGTGGTTGACGTCGTCGTCGACCGGGCCCCAGAACTTGGTGGCGAGCACGACGTCGTCGCGGCGGCCTTTGAGTGCCTCGCCGACCACCTCCTCCGAGTCGCCGTAGCGGTCGGCCGTGTCGACGAAGTTGATGCCGGCGTCGAGCGCGCGGTGGATGATGCGGACCCCCTCCGCGCGGTCGGGGTTGCCCAGCGAGCCGAGCATCATCGCGCCGAGCGCGTACGGGGTGACCTGGATGCCGGTGCGGCCGAGGGTTCGATACTGCATGCTGTCCTGCTCCTGACGGTTCGAGATCGCGGCACCGGGCGAGGCCGGGGTGTCGTAGGATCGGAGAATCGGAACGGCGCTCCGGTTGAGCTCCCGCTCTAACCGGAACAATGTTCCGCTTACGTGACGACTGTACACGGGCTGCGTCCCGTCCGCCAGAGGGAGCCCGCCATGACCGACTCGGCCGTCCGCCCGCAGCGGTCCGACGCGCGCCAGAACGTCGCGTCCCTGGTGGAGGCGGCGAAGGCCGTGTTCGCCGAGTCGGGGGTGGATGCGCCCGTCCGCACGATCGCGGCGAAGGCCGGCGTGGGCGTGGGGACGCTCTACCGCCACTTCCCGTTGCGCTCCGATCTGATCTCCGCCGTCTTCCGGCACGAGATCGATGCGTGCGTGGACGCCGCCCCCGCGATCGAGGCCGCCTACGCTCCCGGCGAGGCCCTGGATCGCTGGATCATGCGCTACACGCAGTTCGTCGCCGCCAAGCGCGGGCTGGCCGCCGCCCTCCACTCCGGCGACCCGGCCTACGAACCGCTCGCCGACTACTTCGCCACCCACCTCGCCCCGACGCTCGAGCGGCTCCTCGCCGCCGCAGTCGAATCGGGTGACGTGGTGCAGACGGTCGATGCGGTTGAGTTCCTCGGCGCGGTGGCGAACCTCTGCCACGGCGGGGAGGCCGGAGGGCCCGGCGGGCCGAACGGCGCCGGCATGTCACCGCGTGCCGAGCGGATGGTGCGCTTGCTGCTGGCAGGATTGCGGGCGCCCAGTCCGGCGTGAGGCCCCCGGTTCTTCTGGTCAGAGCGGTCTCGAAGACCCCACCCCGCCCGCGACCGTCCCCGGTGCCAGCCCCAGTGTCCACTCGGTCACATCGGCGACGAAGTTGGCCTGCACGGGGGTGCTGAGGTCGGCGGTGCTGTTGACGTAGGAGCCGCTCCCGTCGACGGCGATGAGGATGCGGATGCTGGCGGCCTCGGGGTCGACGTCGGCGAAGTCGCCGGTGGCGATGCCGGCGGCGATGATCTCACGGAGGCGGGCGCGGTCGAGGGCGTCCTGCTCCCGCAGGGTCGCCTCGAGCGTGGGCGTGAAGCGGGAGAGGTGGCGGGCGTTGAGCCAGAGGCGGGCCAGCGGCGTGGAGGTGCCGGTCTGGATGTGGGTGATGAAGTGCGAGAGGCGGGCCAGCGGAGTGCCCTCGGTGGGGAAGAAGCGTTCGCGCTCGATCTCGGCGGCGCGGGCGAAGGCCTCGTCGACGAGATCCTCGGCGGCGGGGAAGTAGTGCGAGATGAGGCCGGGCCGCACGCCGAGACGCGTCGCGACGGCACGCAGGGTGATGCGTTCCAGGCCCTCGTCGATGGCGATCTCGGCAGCCGCGGAGAGGATCTCTTCGCGCCGCTCCTCCGGTCGCTTCCGCACCCGGGGAGTTCCTGCTCTTGACTCCATGCGTCCCATGCTATTGAATGACTGACCAACAGTCTATTGGGCACATGACCAACAGCGAGGGAGCTGGGTCGGGAAGGAACGCATGTCCGGAGAGCGGATCAGCGCCGAAGAGTTCGTGGATGTCTCCACCCAGCCCGAGACGCGGGGCATCGAGGTCATCTCGGACGCCGAGCGGCACGGTCGTGCGCGGGACCTCTTCTTCGTGTGGGCGGCGCCCGGCGTCAGCATCCTCAACTTCACGGTGGGGGCGACCCTCATCCTCCTCGGCCTGGAGATCTGGCAGGCGGTCCTGGTGATCCTGGCGGCGGCACTCCTGTGGGTGTTCCCGGGGATGATCGCGATCAGCGGGCCCGCCTCCGGCACTTCCGGCTCGGTCGTCACGCGCGCGATGTACGGCGTCATCGGCAACAAGCTGTTCGTCGCGTTCGTCGGCTGGTTCATCGGGGCCGTGTTCCTGTCGCTGACCTGGCTCGCGTCGTCGTTCATGGGCGCCGATCTGCTGCGCCGCGTCGGCCTGACGGACCCGGTGTGGGTGCCGATCGGCGTGACGATCGTCGTGTCGGCGATCACGATCGCGGTCGCGATCTTCGGGCACGCGCTGATCCTGCGGATCTTCCCCGTGATGGCCGTCGCGCTGTTCGTCATCTTCGTCGCGGTTTCGCTCTTCATCCTCCCGACGGTCGACTGGGGCTACACCGCCGCGAACCCCCTGAGCGGCGTGCACCTGTGGTCGGCCATCTCGGTCGGGTTCACCATCCTCGCCTCGACCCCGCTGTCGTTCATCAACAGCCCGGACCTCGCCCGGTACCTGCCGCGCTCCACGAAGCCAACGCACATCGCCACCGCGACCGCGCTCGGAGGCGCGCTGCCCTTCATCGTCTTCACGAGCATGGGCGTGCTGCTGGCGACCGGGCTGAAGGCCGGGGCGTTCGACGCCGGGATCGACGTGGCGCTGTTCGACCTGCTGCCGGGCTGGATGGGCCCGTTGCTCGTCGTCGGCGTGATCATCAACACCATCGCGCTCAACGCGATGACCGCCTACTCGTCGAGCATGTCGCTGCAGGCCATCGGCTTCAGACTCAAGCGCATCCCGGCCGCGATCATCGTCGGACTGGTCGGTACCGCGCTCACCATCTACCTGGTGCTGTCGTCGAGCCTGCTGGAGGCCGCCAATCTGCTGCTGCAGTTCCTCGTGGTCGTGTCCGGCCCGGCGATGGCGATCTTCGCCGTCGACATCGTGCGCCGCCGCAACGTCTACGACGGCACCGACCTCTTCGACGACAGCCGGACCAGCCGCTTCTGGTACACCGGAGGCTGGAGCATCCCGGGCGTCGCGGCCCTGCTGATCGGCGGTCTCACCACCGCGCTCTGCCTCTCGACCGACGTCTGGGCCGGCCCGATCGCCCAGGCCCTCGGCCACGTGGACCTCTCCGTGCCGCTCGGGATGATCGTCAGCGCCGCCGTCTACGCACTGTTGGGCCGCACCCGGCTCGGAAAGGAGGGCCGGCTGTGACCGCCGACGCCCCGCGCACGCCCGCGCAGAACACCACCACCCTCTACCGGAACGCCCGCGTCTTCACCGCCGCCGCCGACGAGGCAGACCGCTGGGCCGACGCCTTCGCCGTCGCCGGCGACACGATCGTGTGGGTCGGGAGGGCGGGCGAGGAGCCTCCCGCGGCCGACTCCACGGTCGACCTCGAGGGGCGTCTGGTGCTCCCCGGCTTCACCGACGCGCACACCCATGTGCTGATGATGGGCGCCGCGCTCGGCCAGGTGTACCTGACGGAGGCGCGCGACCTCCACGACATCCGCAGCCTCCTGCTCGCCGCTCGGGAGGCCGACCCGTCGGCGACCGTGCTGCGCGGTCGCGGCTGGCTCTTCGACGCGGTGCCCGGCGGCGCGCCCACGGCGGCCATGATCGACGAGGCGATCGCCGACATCCCCGTCTACCTCGACGCGAACGACTACCACTCGTGCTGGGTGAACACGGCCGCGCTCGCCGAGCTCGGTATCACCCGCGACACACCCGACCCCATCGGCGGCGAGATCGTGCGCGACGCGTCGGGCGAGCCGACCGGGATGCTGCTGGAGACGGCAGCGACCCAGTACGCCTGGGCGCAACGCGACGAGGCCACGACCGACGCCGATCGCGACGAGCAGGTGCAGCGCACCCTCGACGCCTACCTCGCGACCGGTGTGACCGGTGTCGTCGACATGGCGATGGACGAGTTCGGTCTCGCCGCCCTGCAGCGCGCGCAGGAGCGCCACGGCGGCGAACTGCCCCTCCGGGTGGCGGCGCACTGGCTCGTCACCAACACCGGCGACGACGCCCGCAACCTCGCCCAGGTCGAGCACGCCGCGCGCCTGGCCGCCGACCCCGCGACACCGTGGCTGCGCGTGGTCGGCATCAAGCTCATCCTCGACGGCGTGATCGACGCCTGCACCGCGGCGATGCGCCACCCCTATGCGGACGGCAGCAACGCCGACCCGATCTGGCCGCTCGAGCGCCTCGCGCCGGTGGTGCGCGCCGCCGACGCCGCCGGCCTGCAGATCGCCCAGCACGCCATCGGCGACTATGCCAGCCAGATCGCGCTCGACGCCCTCGAGCAGGCCGTCGCCGCCAACGGCGACCGGCCCCGCCGTCACCGCATCGAGCACCTCGAGTACGCGGCTCCCGGCACCGCCGAGCGCATGGCCTCCCTCGGTGTGACCGCCTCCATGCAGCCGGTCCACTCGGACCCGGCCATCTTCGACAACTGGATGGCGATGCTCGGCGACGACCGGGTGGAGCGCGCCTTCCCGTGGCCGGAGTACGAGGAGGCCGGCGCCCTGCTCGCGTTCTCCACCGACTCGCCGACGGCGCCCCACCTGGCCCTCGCCAACATGTACGTCGCCTCCACCCGCGCCTCCGCCCTCGACCCCGCGATCGCGGCCGTACAGCCGCAGCACGCGCTGCCGCTGCAGCACGCGGTGGCGCACGCGACCCGCGACGCCGCAGCCTCCGTCGGCGACGGAGAGTGGCGCGGACGCATCGCCGAAGGCTGTGCGGCGGACTTCGTGGTGCTGGACACCGACGTGTTCGCGGAAGACCCGCGCGCGCTGCTGCGGGCCGAGATCGTACGGACGGTGGTCGCAGGGCGGGTGCGGTTCGAGCGGTAGAACTGCTTCGAGCGGTAGATCTGCTTCGAGCGGTAGATCTGCTTCGAGCGGTGAATGTGCAGGGACGCTTGACCTCAAGCGCTTGAGGTCTGTTCTGATGGGGACATGATCACGTTGGCCATCCAGGACGTCTCCCGGCAGAGCGGGCTCAGCGAGCCCACGTTGCGGTACTACGAGGAGGTCGGCCTGCTCGGGCCGATCGCCCGGGACGCGAGCAGCGGGCACCGGCGCTACAGCGAGAGCGATCTCGACGAGGCGCAGGTGCTCGCCTGCCTGCGGGCGATGGGCATCGGCATCGACGACATGCGCACGTACCAGCTGAACCGGCGGCGGGGGCGAGAGGCGGCGGGGCAGCAACGCGACATCCTGCTCCGTCATGCCGACCGGGTCGAGGAGCAGATCGCGACCCTCCGCGTGCACCTCGACTACCTGCGGGTGAAGGCGTCGCTCTGGGATGCCCGTGATCGTGACGACGTCGCCGCGGAGGCGGAGGCGCACGTCGAACTGGAATCCATCCTTCCCCGACTCGAGGAGACCCTCCGATGACCGATTCGCCCACCATCCTCGTCACCGGCGGTACCGGCTACCTCGCCACCCGCCTGCTCGCCGACCTGCTCGCGGGCGGCGCCGACGTGCGCACGACCGTGCGCTCCGCCGACCGGGCGGACGAGGTCCGTGCGGCCGTCCGCCGGGCCGGCGCCGACGACGCCGGACTGTCGTTCGCGACGGCCTCCCTCACCGACGACGACGGGTGGGCGGCGGCTCTCGCGGGAATCTCCGACGTCTACCACGTGGCCTCGCCGATGATCCAGACGGCGGACCCGGCCGAGGTCGTCGTGCCCGCCCGCGACGGAGCGCTCCGCGCGCTGCGGGCGGCCCGCGATGCCGGTGCCCGCCGGGTCGTGCTGACCTCGTCCTTCGCGGCGGTCGGCTACTCGCCCAAGCCGGTGCGCGACTACGACGAGAGCGACTGGACCGACCCCGCCACTCCCGGCCTCCCGGCGTACCCGCTGTCGAAGGCGGTCGCCGAGCGCGCCGCCTGGGACTTCGTCGAGCAGGAGGGCGGCGGACTCGAACTGGCCGTGATCAACCCGACCTGGATCGCCGGCCCGACGCTCACCGCCTCCGCCCGTTCGTCGCTGGCGCTTTTCACCGGGATGCTCGACGGCACGATCCCGGCCGTTCCCCGCCAGCGCTTCGGGATCGCGGACGTGCGGGACGTCTCGGCGGCGCACCGCGCGGCGATGGACACGCCGGCCGCCGCGGGCAAGCGCTACCTGGTGCTCGCCGACGGCCCGACGATGACCTTCCTCGACGTGGCGAACGTGCTCCGCGCCGAACTCGGCGACCTCGCCGCGCGTGTGCCGACCACCGAACTGCCGGGCGACGAACCGGCGCCCCTCACCATCCGCAACGACCGCGCGAAGGCCGAACTCGGCCTCCACCCGCGACCGGCCGTCGAGACGATCGTGGAGACGGCGACCAGCCTGCGGGACCTGGGGTTGCTAGGGCGGTCGGACTAGCGGCGCCGCCTACGCCCGTCCCGCCCACGGGCCGTAGTCCGCGACCAGCGCTTCCTGCTCCGGCCGCTGCGCTTCGGGCACGTGCTGCAGGTTCACCCGCACGCGGTACCACTGCGAGCTCGACCCCCGCATGCCGTCGACCAGCACGTCGGCGGGATGGAGGAGGGCTGCGGCGTCGGGATGGGCGGCCTTCCACTGCTCCAGTGCGTCCAGTGCCTCGGGCTTGGTCTTGGTGCGGGCGACCTCGATGAGCGGCATCTGCGAGACGCGGCGCCCCGACGCGGAGGCTGACCCCGCCGACCCCGATCCGCGCGGCGCATTCTCCGGCGGCCCGAGCTGGGCGGCCAGCGCCAGCAGACCCTCCAGCGAGCCGGCCTGCCCGTCGATCCCCGCGTGCGGATCGCCCCGCTCCGCGAAGCGCTCCAGCACCGTGGGCACGGTGAACTCCTCCGGTCGGCGTGAGCGCACCTCCTCCCAGTCGAGCGGCGTCGAGACGCGGGCGTCGGGGAGAGGACGGATGGAGTATGCGGAGGCGACGGTGCGGTCCTTGGCGTTCTGGTTGAAGTCGACGAAGACGCTCTCTCCGCGCTCCTCCTTCCACCAGTGCGCGGAGGCGAGGCCCGGGGCGCGGTTCTCGACCTCGCGGGCGAGCGTCTCGGCGGCGAGGCGCACGTCGGCGAATCCCCAGTGCGGCGCGATGCGCACCAGGATGTGGAGGCCGCGGGAACCGCTGGTCTTCGGCCAGCCGACGAGACCGGTGTCGGCGAGCACGTCGCGGGCGATGAATGCGACGTCGACGATCTGCGCCCAGTCGACGCCCGGCATCGGGTCGAGGTCGACCCGCAGCTCGTCCGGGTGGTCGAGGTCCTCGGCGCGGACGGCGTGCGGGTTCAGGTCGAGGCAGCCCAGGTTCGACACCCAGGCGAGGCCGGCGGCGTCCCGCAGCACGGCCTCCTCGGCCGACGTGCCGCTGGCGTAGTGGAGGGTCGCGGTGTCGATGAAGTCGGGGTGGCCCTCGGGCACGCGCTTCTGGAAAAACGGCTCCTGCGAGAGACCTTTCACGAAACGCTTGAGCACCATCGGGCGGCCCCCGGCTCCACGCAGCGCTCCCTCGGCCACGGCGACGTAGTAGCGGGCGAGGTCGAGCTTCGTGAGCCCGGGCTCCGGGAAGACGACCTTCTCCGGGCTCGAGATGCGGACCTCCCTCCCGGCGGCCTCCAGGGTGGCCTCGGACTTCGATGACGGCGACACGCCCGCCACGGTAGTGCCGAGCGGGCCGGTGGGGTAGCCCCGTCCCGGATCACCGGGATGCCCGCCCGCTCTTGCCGCGGGAAGGACGCCGGGTCTACGGTTCGCGCAGACGCAGCTCCGACGCAATTCGGGAGGTCACCATGTCCCCTTCGACCGACAAGCCGTCAGCCGACATCACCGCATCCGACGCCAAGCCCGACGAGCCGGAGGCGGCCCGCGCGCTGGACGTCGCGTTCGACCGGCAGCTCCGGCAGTCGCGCGTCGCGCACCTGCGCGCCTCCCGTCGAGCCGAACTGGTGGGCCGTGCGCTCGCCGACGTCGACGACCGCTTCGTCGAGCTCACGTCGGCGGTCGGACGGTTGGAGGCGCCCCTCCTGGTCCCCCGGGAGGTCCGGCCGTCGCCGGGCGAGCTGCACACCATGAGCCTGGTCACCACGAACAGCAGCGACCGGCTCTTCTTCGCGACCCCGCCGTACGACCTCACCTGGACGACGTTCCAGCCACCGGGCGCAGCGGGCACGCAGGCGCACGGGCCGAGCGTGTAAAAGCAGCAGGCGAGCATGTTCGTCGACCTGGTCGAGACGTACGTCGACCGCCCGGTCGCCGAGGGCGGCTGGATGTACGCGGGCGCCGGCCTCGGCCTGTGGTTCAAGCCGAAGTCGCCCTCGACGTACGTCCGGGTCTCGGGACTCGTCGACTACGAGTACGACTGGGCGGACAGCTCCAGCCTCCAGGTCGCCCATAACCGCGCCCAGCTGTGCGTGATGGTGCAGCACCGTCGCGGCCCCGGCGACATGGAGACCATCCTCGACACCCGCGACCAGCTGTGGTCCGACGGCACCTCCTGGTACGAGGACCACAGCGACAGCGGGGGAGGCTAC contains these protein-coding regions:
- a CDS encoding TetR/AcrR family transcriptional regulator; protein product: MTDSAVRPQRSDARQNVASLVEAAKAVFAESGVDAPVRTIAAKAGVGVGTLYRHFPLRSDLISAVFRHEIDACVDAAPAIEAAYAPGEALDRWIMRYTQFVAAKRGLAAALHSGDPAYEPLADYFATHLAPTLERLLAAAVESGDVVQTVDAVEFLGAVANLCHGGEAGGPGGPNGAGMSPRAERMVRLLLAGLRAPSPA
- a CDS encoding TetR/AcrR family transcriptional regulator; amino-acid sequence: MESRAGTPRVRKRPEERREEILSAAAEIAIDEGLERITLRAVATRLGVRPGLISHYFPAAEDLVDEAFARAAEIERERFFPTEGTPLARLSHFITHIQTGTSTPLARLWLNARHLSRFTPTLEATLREQDALDRARLREIIAAGIATGDFADVDPEAASIRILIAVDGSGSYVNSTADLSTPVQANFVADVTEWTLGLAPGTVAGGVGSSRPL
- a CDS encoding purine-cytosine permease family protein, with amino-acid sequence MSGERISAEEFVDVSTQPETRGIEVISDAERHGRARDLFFVWAAPGVSILNFTVGATLILLGLEIWQAVLVILAAALLWVFPGMIAISGPASGTSGSVVTRAMYGVIGNKLFVAFVGWFIGAVFLSLTWLASSFMGADLLRRVGLTDPVWVPIGVTIVVSAITIAVAIFGHALILRIFPVMAVALFVIFVAVSLFILPTVDWGYTAANPLSGVHLWSAISVGFTILASTPLSFINSPDLARYLPRSTKPTHIATATALGGALPFIVFTSMGVLLATGLKAGAFDAGIDVALFDLLPGWMGPLLVVGVIINTIALNAMTAYSSSMSLQAIGFRLKRIPAAIIVGLVGTALTIYLVLSSSLLEAANLLLQFLVVVSGPAMAIFAVDIVRRRNVYDGTDLFDDSRTSRFWYTGGWSIPGVAALLIGGLTTALCLSTDVWAGPIAQALGHVDLSVPLGMIVSAAVYALLGRTRLGKEGRL
- a CDS encoding amidohydrolase, yielding MTADAPRTPAQNTTTLYRNARVFTAAADEADRWADAFAVAGDTIVWVGRAGEEPPAADSTVDLEGRLVLPGFTDAHTHVLMMGAALGQVYLTEARDLHDIRSLLLAAREADPSATVLRGRGWLFDAVPGGAPTAAMIDEAIADIPVYLDANDYHSCWVNTAALAELGITRDTPDPIGGEIVRDASGEPTGMLLETAATQYAWAQRDEATTDADRDEQVQRTLDAYLATGVTGVVDMAMDEFGLAALQRAQERHGGELPLRVAAHWLVTNTGDDARNLAQVEHAARLAADPATPWLRVVGIKLILDGVIDACTAAMRHPYADGSNADPIWPLERLAPVVRAADAAGLQIAQHAIGDYASQIALDALEQAVAANGDRPRRHRIEHLEYAAPGTAERMASLGVTASMQPVHSDPAIFDNWMAMLGDDRVERAFPWPEYEEAGALLAFSTDSPTAPHLALANMYVASTRASALDPAIAAVQPQHALPLQHAVAHATRDAAASVGDGEWRGRIAEGCAADFVVLDTDVFAEDPRALLRAEIVRTVVAGRVRFER
- a CDS encoding MerR family transcriptional regulator — translated: MITLAIQDVSRQSGLSEPTLRYYEEVGLLGPIARDASSGHRRYSESDLDEAQVLACLRAMGIGIDDMRTYQLNRRRGREAAGQQRDILLRHADRVEEQIATLRVHLDYLRVKASLWDARDRDDVAAEAEAHVELESILPRLEETLR
- a CDS encoding NAD-dependent epimerase/dehydratase family protein, translating into MTDSPTILVTGGTGYLATRLLADLLAGGADVRTTVRSADRADEVRAAVRRAGADDAGLSFATASLTDDDGWAAALAGISDVYHVASPMIQTADPAEVVVPARDGALRALRAARDAGARRVVLTSSFAAVGYSPKPVRDYDESDWTDPATPGLPAYPLSKAVAERAAWDFVEQEGGGLELAVINPTWIAGPTLTASARSSLALFTGMLDGTIPAVPRQRFGIADVRDVSAAHRAAMDTPAAAGKRYLVLADGPTMTFLDVANVLRAELGDLAARVPTTELPGDEPAPLTIRNDRAKAELGLHPRPAVETIVETATSLRDLGLLGRSD
- a CDS encoding DNA polymerase domain-containing protein, translating into MSPSSKSEATLEAAGREVRISSPEKVVFPEPGLTKLDLARYYVAVAEGALRGAGGRPMVLKRFVKGLSQEPFFQKRVPEGHPDFIDTATLHYASGTSAEEAVLRDAAGLAWVSNLGCLDLNPHAVRAEDLDHPDELRVDLDPMPGVDWAQIVDVAFIARDVLADTGLVGWPKTSGSRGLHILVRIAPHWGFADVRLAAETLAREVENRAPGLASAHWWKEERGESVFVDFNQNAKDRTVASAYSIRPLPDARVSTPLDWEEVRSRRPEEFTVPTVLERFAERGDPHAGIDGQAGSLEGLLALAAQLGPPENAPRGSGSAGSASASGRRVSQMPLIEVARTKTKPEALDALEQWKAAHPDAAALLHPADVLVDGMRGSSSQWYRVRVNLQHVPEAQRPEQEALVADYGPWAGRA